In Papaver somniferum cultivar HN1 unplaced genomic scaffold, ASM357369v1 unplaced-scaffold_117, whole genome shotgun sequence, the DNA window AATGATGGATTTAGGGTCAGGTATTATTTGTGCAAGTAGTGAAGAATATTCCTATGATGTCCTGGTTTTTTCTAGAAAAGTAATTGATAGGGGGAAGTTGTTTGGATCGACAAGGAGGTCTTATTATTATGCAGATGGTGGAAGTGGTGATGCTAAGAAGCTGCCTGATGATGATGTTCTCTGGATCATTCAATCGAGTCTCCAAAGGCCAAGGCAAGATGAATAGGGCATGGCACAAGACACTTTTGATCGATTGCTTATGGAAGTTTTTAAGTGCAAGTTCCTTTCACTCAAGATGTTGGCTATCATTTTCTGTGGTTTCTCAGAATTGCAGCAGTGGGTTCTATTTTATCTCATGTTTATGATGGGTGGGAATGATGGTGCTTGGTTGAGGCGATTTATCAGGACCTATCATACATCGCGCATAAAAATATCTTTTCAAGGCCCGATTGCTCAACTGCAAATGAAAGATTGCAGGCTTCGTATAAATATCACAGCGGTCGGGAAGGTGTTCATAGAGTCAGTGACATCCACGAACAACTGCAGTTTGTTACTACTATGGAAGCTCGTCGTTATCATTGAGTAcaactttttatttttcaaatggaTTATCATGGAGTTACTTAGCTTTATGGTCTCTGGAGCTAGTGGTAAGAATGTCAGCTACGACAACAATCACCTGGCACAGCCTCAGAAGGGTGCTTCTGTGAAGATAAAAGCAAGTAGGAATCTATATATGAGTTATTGTGGCAGTGAGCTTCTCAAGTTGAGGTTCAAAAAAATCCAGCATTATCCACTTGTGTTGCTAGTACCTAAAAAGTTTAAACTGCGAATAGTATTGCATAACAGGGCCATAGGAGCTAATGAAGTTGTTTGTGGTACTGTACCTAGTGTAGACAGACGAGTAATAGCTTTGTGGTTGCAAGACAAGGTTGAAGATGGTGGTAAATGGAGTGAGCTGGACAGTACACTAAAGACGCAGTTAGAGTTTATGACACTCATTTCAGGTTCAGGTAGTGATGGACATGACACTGAGGAAATGTCAGCTCTTGCTTCATGTAGTGTTGGTGATGAAAGTGGAG includes these proteins:
- the LOC113330049 gene encoding uncharacterized protein LOC113330049 — protein: MAQDTFDRLLMEVFKCKFLSLKMLAIIFCGFSELQQWVLFYLMFMMGGNDGAWLRRFIRTYHTSRIKISFQGPIAQLQMKDCRLRINITAVGKVFIESVTSTNNCSLLLLWKLVVIIEYNFLFFKWIIMELLSFMVSGASGKNVSYDNNHLAQPQKGASVKIKASRNLYMSYCGSELLKLRFKKIQHYPLVLLVPKKFKLRIVLHNRAIGANEVVCGTVPSVDRRVIALWLQDKVEDGGKWSELDSTLKTQLEFMTLISGSGSDGHDTEEMSALASCSVGDESGEMSARASGIFHDTSLISGCGAMWGYGGESVYTTNYRSAADCILATPILMHRFRGRVILMVLFKGHANIFRHQCAWEIMTMRIHNAISIHACKAVTSTVSGSFSFKEISTREIHVLIAFGITMKTVVYIFLIAYNSLC